The DNA region CATGCACAACGGTGAAAATGGCCTCAAATGAAAGACCTGAGTATTTTCCTCCCTGTAAGACCGGAACCGGTTGTATACTGAGGCTAAGAGGGGAACAGTGAGGTGGATATGATGCCTATCACactggatgaatggatggaggaAGGCAGCAGTGGGAGgaagaatggatggatgaaggaaGGGTGTGTAGGCTCAGGTATATAGACAAAACAGATGGGCCTGTCACTTTCAGCCATGGGGGTCCACGGGCCTGCCCAGTCAGCACTCAGCAGGAttcaggacacacacatgcacatacacacatatgctcaGAGGACACAGGTTGATTGTTTGTTTGACCTTACCTCATCGTGTACACAGGAGAACTCATTTCACAGCGAGAATTAGGCCTGCTCCCGCACCTAATCCTGTGAACTTTAGCACTTGCTAAATCACTCGGATCAAACTGGATGTCAGCTTGTAAGATGATGGAGTGTAATTTGTTCATGAGCATTAAGAAGTATTGCAGGTTATACTTGTATGTATGATATATGCACTGCACCCCAGGAGAGCCGTCTGTTCAACTCCTGAAATTTACGGCCTCATCCAAGACAGAGAGGAGTCTGCATACAGACAAACGAGAGGTGGAACGGCTGGCCCTGTGGTGCAGTCACAACAACCTGGAGCTGAACACGCTCAAAACTGTGGAGATGACAGTGGACTTCAGGAGGAGCCCCCCCATcactgcccccccacccccatcgCAGGTTTCTGGGATCTAGAATCTCCCAGGAGCTGAAGTGGGAGTCCAGCATTGACACAGTCATTAAAAAGGCCCAGCAGAGGATGTACTTCCTGCATAAGCTCAAGAAATACAACCTGCCTCAGGAGCTGCTGATCCAGTTCTACACTGCAGTCATCGAGTCTTTTCTCTGctcatccatcactgtcttGTTTGGATCGGCCACTGAATGGGACTGGAACAGACTACAACGGACCGTCGGGTCTGCAGAAAAGTTTATCGGTGCGGACTTGCCCCCTCATCCAGGATCTGTACACCTCCAAAGTAGCAGGCGGGAAAAACGGGGAGGGAATATCACTGTACACCCCCTCACAGTATTGACATAACCTGTTCCAACTTCTCCCCTCTGGAAGGCACAGAgacactgtacaaaaaccaccagacacaggaacagtttcttcctcctcgctgtcacatttacagttaACTCACTGTGGCACTGTGTAACCCTGGAACACTATGATACACACTGTACCTACAgattatatacatattttttagactaaaacacagaaacagaaacaagttcacctgtatatagtcgTTCTTGGTGCATATATCCAAAGATTGTTGTgttccttgtatgtgtaaacatacttggccaataaagatgattctgattctgattttgataTGCAGTCTTGTTTCCAATATCAGAATAAACAGCAGGGTTTATTATTGTCTTCATGAAAATCATTGTTCTACAATATGGGCTTTTTATGATGTAGGGGAGCCATTGTCTGCAGTTATGAGTACGTTTCTTTGAAAATCATACTCACCAGCTTACTGCAGGGAAAAACTGGCAGCAAATGTCACTGTAgtacatattaaaatgaattgaaatCCCTCAAGATGTTTGGCGAGGGTACATCTTGGGTTTGTGTCCTTCTGCAGCGCTTGATATTTTTGTGTAAtctgttttgtgtctctgtgtcgtCCAGCTGAACTCGCTCCACTCTGAGCTAGCCAACCAGATGGCTGACAGCATGGTCTTCCCCTTGATCCAGTTCCGAGAGAAAGACCTCACAGgtagggaaacacacacacacacacacacacaaatacacacactcacactacaAAAACTCATTATTACagatcatttttatcattatttggCAGAAATTATTCATCTGTTTGCTGTAATTGTGTTAAGTATATTGAATTAAAGAGCATATTTTtctcaatataaaaaaaacaacaaacacattcagtttgTGTTCATCACTCAGTAAATCTAAAATATAGTGGATTCAGTCtgtacaacattttaaaaagcaataatGTGTTTTCTAAGATGTGGATCTGTTGTAGATATTGTAACAAAACTCAATATAtttactatactgtatgtaattttgCAGAAATAAGCACACTGAAAGAAATATTTGGCATTGCTACCGATGGTAAGTACAAATCTTCACAAATTTCAGAATTGGGTTACAAAAATTAGGGGGTTGCAGTTACTCTCTGATCCTCATGTCCACTCTCTCCTCGCCTGCAGAGCACGAGGCAGCTATGGTCAAGTACAGCCGATTGCCCaagaagaaagagaatgagaaggtACCGCTGAGTGATCGGGAAGTGCTTTCTCATTCCCACTGATggagctttttttcccccattgaTCACAGGCTGTAATAGGCCTTATTGTGCAGTAATGTTCTGGCAATGGGAGTGTTTTATAAGCATTTGAAATAGAAATAAATGCTATTAAATATTCATCTACTGGCAGGCCCCGCTGTTGTAGTAAGATTGTAGCAACAATATGCACCATAATGGCTGCAAAGATAAGATTCCTCTGCTATTCGCTTCTATTGAATGTGCTGGCATGTCTGCTTGGACGTACAAGATAATGTGactgtgttgtttatttgtatgtgtgcgAGTGTGAGAGTACGACAAGTGTTTGCatatttatgagtgtgtgtatgtgtatgtgtgtgtgcagagctttatagtgagtttatGCTGGACATGTTTAACCCTCTTCTGTCTGGTTAGCTGAAGTCAGACTTGGTGAAGGAGGTGGCCTACACCAGAAGGAAGCAGCACCAGGCCTCACTGCAGTATTACTGCGCCCTCAATGCCCTGCAGTACCGCAAGAGAGTAGCTATGCTCGAACCCATGCTAGGCTACACACAGGCACAGGTATTTACTGTAGCTACTGCTGACCTACAAACTGGGCAAAGACCTCATTAACATATGAGTATTCAAATTCAGTATTTAAACTAAGAGATCGGATTTCCAGATTTCCGGATTTTTGAAAAGGAACTTATTTAGTTAACAAAGTACGCTCAATGTACAACGTGTCCCTGCAGTAGAAACTTTATTCTTGTAACCAAAGGCCTAAGCCTGTAAGCACATGACAAAGTGACTATTTTCAGTTTCTAGAAATGTCTATTGCTTAAAAATGCCAACTGTAACTGAAATAAGACACCATATGAATATATGACCCTCTGTAATCTCTCATATCTTAGATCAGCTTCTTCAAGAAAGGCATCGAGCTGGTGTCAAAGAAGATGGATaactttctctcctctgtgtccaACATGACGCAAAAGTAAAGACTATCTTCATAATCATTCATCTCATGCATTTCATGAACAATAGCTTTGGTATGAAAAATAGAAAGCACTCTGGCTTGTTGTGTATGATCTTTAACAGGAACAACCTCATTTGTTTTCTATAATTCCATATTTTTCGTCAGCCTTTCTGTGATTTTACAGattattgcttcattttaagcATCCATAGCTGAGAATCCTTTATTTCAATGCTCAATATGTTTCAGTTTCTGCCTATATAGACTTTGCCTATATTcgaatttttgttttgtctagtATCCAGGCCCAGCTGGATGCGGAGGCGGAGGTCATGCGTGTGTCCCAGAGGGAGTTTCTGTCTGTGGATGACACTGTCTATATGCCAGATAAGGACATCGAGCCTGTCAATCGCACGCTTATCCAGAAAGCTGGCTACCTCAACATTAGGAAGTAAGATTAATTACACTCATTACGGCTCTATCTTGAATCCAAGGACACTTCCTTTGTGTTCCTAGCTTGTTGATATGTTAAGCGGTGTCATGAAAGAATATAAATTGAATAGTTGAGGAACAAGCTTTGAATCTGTCCTCATTTTACATATGtgacatttcattgttttgtttgtttaggaATCCAATCTGGTGCAATAGATGGAGCAATCAATATATAGCAGCTAGCATAGATTCtgaatgtctaaaaatgacCTAACACAATTGAGAAATGCATTTTGCTTCTCTTGCTAAAGTTGCTCAAAATATGCATGAGCACAGTAAACAATCAGTCTGTCACAGCAGACAGGGCGGGTCAGGTAACATGTTGACAGTGTGCGCTGTCAGCTTATTGCAGATTGGATGTATGAGAAGGGAAACTTCCTTAATGGCTTCAGGGTGTAGAACTGCAGCGTAGACCACAATGTGATTTAGTGAAATGTCAGAGCTGTCAaactctgtctctccctcatATATACATCCAAAGTCTTTGACAAATGTCTGTGACACCAGAGAAAAGGTTTCCACAGAAtgccattttgtttaatgaCACACACTGCCAGCAGCCTCAAACGCTTGTCAAATGGAGCTGAGTCCAGAGAACATTTGCTATTTCGAATGGTTTCTCAACATAAGGGTCTGAATCACCCACCACAGCATGAGGCATTCGCTTCGATATTcatcaaaattaatttatttggggatatttttttttaaacagaaagatGAAGGCTCACAGATGAGCAGTTCCAATGAGTCGCACACACGTAGCTTCGCTATGAGTGGTGTGAAATGACTCAGAGTTAAATTGCATTGTAGTTTATGTATAATTATAGCTTAAACATAACAATTGTGCAAGGAGACAACTGGAAAAAATGATCCTCTTCaaatagaaatgaaaatcaTCATTACAAACCGAAAAGGAATTGATGGCAACTTATTCACTTACTTGTGAAAGAGAATTTATGttggtgtgaaaaaaaaaagttgaaaataagTAGAAAATAGGGGATGTTGGTCTGGAAGAATAATGACTgatatgatcttttttttcagtaaaaaattCAGTAAACTAAAAAGCTATGGAAAATGCTGGGAAATTTGGATCTTTAAGCAATATTATCCAACAGCCAATCACTGATTCCCACCCGACATTATCCAGCTTTACTCATCTTATTTGACTTACTCATGTTATTTCAACACTTGCTGAGACAACGGCACTTCCTGCACACTCAGTAATGTGTTCATCCAACATTACTGcgtaataatatataaaactttCCTTCATTCTTGTTGATAATTTAAAGTAGCAACActattcagtgaccccttgtgccctgtgTATTAGGGCATTGTCAATTAGGGCATTGTCATcttggaagagaccactcccatcaggatagaaaggtttcatcataggataaaggtgatgactcagaacaactttgtattgatttgcagtgaccctaaggggacaagtggacccaaaccatgcctgcaaaatgcccccccaaagcataacagagccaccagatccaCTCACTGTAgggaccagtttttcctttaatttgtcacctgtttATTACTTCTAGTTATCTGTTACCTTGTTTCCTGCTCTGCTGTAACATGTGAACTTCCCCTCtgaggatcaataaagtctcaTCTTATCTTACACATGTCAAAACAAACTGAGTATAtagctacagtatataatgCGACTGATTTCATATCAAAAATGAATGAGTTTTGCCAGACTTGCATGAAAATTTCTAGCTATTTTTTTTAGTCTTATACTCAGTAGACTTTTGGATGAAATATAAGTCAATGGAGTCACAAGGAAACAgttctgattaaaaaaaaaaagagtaatatTGTCATAACCTGcagcagaaatagaaaaaatagaaagcCCCCCCTTGAAGATCCAAACCACTGAATTTAGAAAATAGCATGATATCATTTAAGGGGAACTGATGGACATGAGGcaattttatttcagttcagGATCTGgttaataagtttaataactatattaacatgttttctttttaaggtATGTCTGTCTATTTTTGTCTAAATATTCTTTATTACTAAACTTGTTGGAGGAGAAGAACTTAAAAGATACTTCTTGCATATCCTCATTTGTTCAGTTCATTTGTAAGACTGATGGTAGGCAGGAAGTCCTGACACATCCAGCTGTAAATGCTTAACATTCTTATTCTTCATGTTGGCCTCCTCGCTCATTAAAATTTCCATTACTCCACTGGTGGCAGAAAAATCACTTTGCTTATTAAAATCTCACCGCAACACTTACCTTGATACGTTTTCTGCTCCTTCTTGTCTTTGCTCCAGTAAAACAGGCCTAGTGACCACAGCCTGGGACCGACTGTACTTCTTCACCCAGGGAGGGAACCTCATGTGTCAGCCGCGGGGGGCGGTGGCGGGGGGCATGGTGCTGGACTTGGACAACAGCTCCGTCATGGCGGTGGAATGTGAAGACAGACGCTACTGTTTTCAGATAACCTCCCCCTCAGGAAAGACGTATGTCCTCTTCACTGCGTATGAGACTAATATACAAACACCAGTAAGACATTCATAACTTTCTCTGTTGTCGCTGATGATTGATTCTAGGTCAATGATTCTACAAGCTGAGAGCaaaaaggaatatgaagaagtaAGTGTGAAAGCAGCCATTGAAGCAGCTGTGTTTGatctttattgttttacatCTTCATACCCAGAGATATCTGTTGGTACAAGTATCAGTCATAGAACAATGGAGGAGCTGTCAAGATTCATTTGTTTAGTTTTCATATCTGGTTTTGTGCTTGGACACATCTGACTGGCCTGTCACAGCTGGTATCAGTCAGTTGATTTCAGGCGGTTCGTGTCTGAGCGAGAGGAAGTCCTAATGTGAATCTCTGTATTTCCTTCTCAGTGGATTTGCACAGTGAACAACATCTCCAGACAGATCTACCTGACTGACAACCCAGAGGTAATGCACACTCCCACACACCAGACATCTACAGCACGGATGAAACTTAAAGAAACCCTAACTCTCTATCATTAATCTTGGTAGTTAGACCTTCACTGGTGTTGCTGTGATTTGATCAGGCAGTGAgacatcatttgtttttacacCACTTTAATCAGCACTTAATAAGGGACACTTATTCTCTGTTTGAGACgaataaaaacagtcacatgGAACTCCGTCTTTCTCTGAAGTGTTTTTCAGCGAACTGTCTCACAGCTGTTGTTGCCATTACCTCTTTTCAATCCCAGAATCCTGCGTGTTTGCAGGAGGGTTGGCTCTAAGAAAATGTTTATTCTCCAGAGCTAAGCCTGACTCCTCGCCAGCTTTGTGTTACAAACAGACGCGCTGTGTCTGAAAtcgctctctctttcacttATTTATTTTGCCTACATGATAAACACTCAGTAGTGTACTGTAGAGTAAATAATTACAGATTTCACCACCTATCATCATGTAGAGTGTAGTGTCATGCATCTGTAAATTACGCATCAGTCATTTGAGGTGTGGGATTGTTAAAAAGGTGTGTACCTGCACATATAATAGAAAACTGTGGTTTTCAGGCCATCTTGAGAATTAATGAGAATGCTGCAGAGGATTCAGACACAAGGTTATTGCAAATGTAGTGTAGTAAGTAGCAAAAGGAGAATGATTGCAGACAGGGAATCTGGTGGTTGTGAAAAAGTTATCACAGCTTTCGCCTTATTTTCTCTCCaagtgtgcatgtgcgtgcaaAGCTGCATGGATTCACCCTCATTTgtatacaaaaacataaacagtcaTCCGCGTTCTGTAGCAACTCCTTTGCATCAATTTTCTTCTTAATTAACCTGtgttaattgtttaatttaaacaaGAATCGAACATCCAAGATGTTGTTGCCACTAATTAGATTGAAACAAGACAGGAAGACTCATTTTGGACCTCAGACTTCACTAATTTTCTTCATGTGAGGAAACTTGTAAATCAGGAAAACTGTAGCTGTTTTTGAAGGATTAATGCTGGTGATCAGACACACGGAGGAAACACGAGGTTGAGATCATGCATACAACCGGTGAGAGACAAGAGATGAGGTTTTTATAATGAATCATACACTGATGCAGAGATTCTGCGATGTACGTGTTTTTTGTTGTCAGGCTGTGGCCATCCGACTGAACCAAACTGCTATCCAGGCCGTCACCCCCATCACCAGTTTTGAGAAGAGACAAGAAGGCTCGCCCAACCCTGACAGGTCAGACATGTTGCACTCATGAAAGTTTAAGATGTAGAGTTTAACATTTACAAAGCCTGAGATGATACTGTCATTTTGACTTGTACGCAATATGGTTTTGGCTAATTATGCCAGTATTTACTGTGAAATACTGGTTTTTCTTTACATCTTTGGAACAAAGGGAACAACATGTGTTcctttacatgtacagtatttgttatTGGTGTATGAAGTGTTTTTGATATGATGTCAGTTCATCAAATATAAACCTATGATTACTGAGGGTGATGATCATTGAACTGAAAAGTCAGTGTGGTTTTTGTCTCTTTGATATTGGTACATGAAACTCTTTGTTCTGAGTTCTCCACTTAAGGAATACAAGGAATACGTTTTATGGGAGAATTGGGCGAATTGGTCATTTGTCAGCTCATCTTAAACATGATGTGAATGAAAAAGTGATCCATGTACTACCAATAGCTTGTTTAATTCAGTACTCTATACTTATGATTCATCTTAAACTATTGACTAATTAACATTATTCAAAATAAGATCATATAACCTgttgttttataaatgtaacaaaacataTTGAAACAGCTATATTCCTGCTACTGTTTCAGGTGGTAGTctcacatatatcacatattCATTATCTCTTACTGCTGCTGCAAAATCCAGCAACTGTAAAAGCAAAGTTTGTCCAGTTCAAAGTCACATTTGGCTGCAGTTCATTTAAAATGCTACAAGGatcttattttctgattttggaGACAAACTATTACTCTGCAGATTCCTAATGCCAACACCTCCTAATGTGATTTAATCTTTCTTATTGTTGTCTTGCTAATTTCCaatgttcatgtatgtttaCAGCTATTCCTAAATCTGTATCATCGTGTGTTATAGACAAATAGTTCTCCCATTATCCTTGTTGCtgctcagattttttttttagaggtcCTTCAAAGGGCAGAGCTTTTCCTGCCACTTGTTTGAAATAAATGGTCAGTTCCTTGACGTAACTGTCTCTAATTGAACTGAAGTATGCGACTGGGTCCACATTTGTACATTGAAAGCCTCATAGGTCACTGCATTTGTTCCTCTTGTCCATACTGGCTGTGAAGAGAATCTTCCTAATGCAATTCCAATctaagtgatgggagacaaaacccacagtccaTGCTCTGTGCTAAAATGCATTCTCAAGTTTATCCAAAACCAATATAAGGattcaacagtctgagttagtctaATTAAGTGGGTATCTTCTAAAAGATCTTTCTAGTATGTCTTTTTAGTATGAATTGTCCTCTGTTGGACTATAGATTTTGTCCCTAACAACAACCACGAATGACTTCAATTAACACAATGGCATCTGAGTATTGTTTTTAGATAAACTTGagaaaatgtgaacctgtcttTTCAGTAGAGCAGTcgatgttttttttacttggtTTATTCCTTGAAACTCATCATTCTGTCCATCTCATCCATGTAGAGCAAAGCCAGGAGGTATCCATGCTGCCAGCAGCGGTTCCCAGAAGACGGGGGCTGCTCCGGAACCAGAGGATCTGATAGCCCCCGGAACGCCCATTCAATTTGACATCATGCTGCCAGCCTCCGAGTTTCAGGACCAGAACAGGGCCGGGGGGAGGTAAGAAGACAACTGGGGCAGGAAGTTTGTGTGGATGCATGTTTCTGAGAAATGGAATGAGGTCCTCATGGGTGATCATGCTAATTTCCTGAAAGTTGGCcacatattgatttattatatcatttattatattactTCCAGGAAGCGGAACGCTTCTTAACGGCTCAATGTAGgggtttaattgtttttttttttctggtgtgtgtgcttgcttCCTGACAGACGCACAAATCCATTTGGAGAAACGGACGATGACTGTTCCACAGAAAGTGACGGTAATCATTTTCCTCTTCTAAATGCAATGTAATGGTCTTCTTTTGCCCTTTCAAGCACTATCTGACTTCAGTTTAaactcttgtgtgtttgtgtacattgaGTTCGCTCTCCCGCATGCAGTCCTTGTGTGTTAATGCTGCTGATGCGTGTGTACGTGGGTGATGTTTGTGTGCTTCCGCAGACTCCCTCCTGCAGCAGGTATTCGCCGTGCGCTTCCTGGGCTCTATGGCGGTGCGCTGTGGCAACAATCAGGAGGTGATCTATGAGGCCATGAGGCAGGTGCTGGCTGCACGAGCCATCCACAACATCTTCAGGACTACAGAGTCCCACCTCATGGTCACCAGCAGTAGCCTCAGGTAAactttattacatatttatgaAGTGTTGCGTAAACCACCTTTGAGGACAGGATGGCATTCAGAAACAAATGAGGAGCACCAGTGTATAAAGACGGTGgtgcattttgacattttctgggCGTTGTAGGCGGAAAATACTCAAACAAAGGCTTCAATTAATGTTTTCTGGTATTTGGTGATGGCATCCAGCTATGAGTTTGCCAGCTGCATAATAGAAGACTATGAAGAGCAAGGACCTATGAGCAAAAACCTTCACCAAAGCAACTGTGACAAAGAACTATTATATTCCATTTGGGCTATCCAAAGAAAACAAGTGATGTCTGTTGTATAACCCATGATTGATTTTCACACTTGTAGAAAAGTTTCCACTTTTGTGAAAAATATCTAAGAGACACATCTGCTCAGATGCAAGTCACGTACTTGTGATTGTCCCAGAAAATTGTTACGTAAAACTTGCTCTTAGCTAAAGACTAtcagaaagagacaaaagcatgccaacaaaaacagactgaaaaatcCAAAGTCAAGCCTGaagtctgtgttgtttttattattcctGTAAATGTCTTCATTGTGTCCTAATAGGTTGATTGACCCTCAGACTCAAGTTACGAGAATTAGTGTAAGTATCACAAGATCACAAGAAGTCAGTATTTACTTTTcagctttttctctttgtttctatGAAGttcagtc from Thunnus albacares chromosome 7, fThuAlb1.1, whole genome shotgun sequence includes:
- the appl2 gene encoding DCC-interacting protein 13-beta, which produces MPAVHHKLLLEDALQDSPQTRSLLSVFEEDVGMLTDYTNQLLQSMQRVFGAQSEMGLATEQLSQQLLDYEKKNFALGKGDEEVITTLQNFAKTVGELNSLHSELANQMADSMVFPLIQFREKDLTEISTLKEIFGIATDEHEAAMVKYSRLPKKKENEKLKSDLVKEVAYTRRKQHQASLQYYCALNALQYRKRVAMLEPMLGYTQAQISFFKKGIELVSKKMDNFLSSVSNMTQNIQAQLDAEAEVMRVSQREFLSVDDTVYMPDKDIEPVNRTLIQKAGYLNIRNKTGLVTTAWDRLYFFTQGGNLMCQPRGAVAGGMVLDLDNSSVMAVECEDRRYCFQITSPSGKTSMILQAESKKEYEEWICTVNNISRQIYLTDNPEAVAIRLNQTAIQAVTPITSFEKRQEGSPNPDRAKPGGIHAASSGSQKTGAAPEPEDLIAPGTPIQFDIMLPASEFQDQNRAGGRRTNPFGETDDDCSTESDDSLLQQVFAVRFLGSMAVRCGNNQEVIYEAMRQVLAARAIHNIFRTTESHLMVTSSSLRLIDPQTQVTRISFQLGEVCQFAAHQENGRLMGFVVEGSDWSDGDEEGEPSFSAFVFESNTEGEKICYTISLAKDITEAKKDPEALAQLMKNMPLTNDGKFLLLEPETSDMSDGGGQEDLESEA